Proteins from a genomic interval of Quercus robur chromosome 9, dhQueRobu3.1, whole genome shotgun sequence:
- the LOC126699474 gene encoding cytochrome P450 89A2-like yields MEVWFIIVIALCISALLESLLFNKVSGNQNKLPPGPSHIQILRYFLLRRKPLELELTLTLRKLHAMYGPIITIYIGFIPDIIIANHSLAHKALIQNSVVFADRPATLPTDLILSSNRHSINTSSYGPTWRLFRCNLTSKILHPSHMKSYSHARKWVLDILLNRLLSNTKSVVKDHFQYSMFCLLVLMCFGDKLGETQIKKIEEGCQRLILSSSRFAILNSFPSIGRILFRKRWEELFQLRRNQDDVLIPFIKARRKVRQERHGKMKEVKENEDEFVVSYVDTLLDLELPEEKRKLSEEEMVSLCSEFLVAGTDTTSTALEWIMANMVKYPQIQDRLLVEMKGVVGDGEKEVKVEDSNKMPYLKAVVLEGLRRHPPAHLVIPHAVTEDVVLDGYLVPKNGTLHFNVAEMGWDPKVWEDPMAFKPERFLNGEGEAFDITGSREIKMMPFGAGRRICPASGLAILHLEYFVANLVWNFDWKAVEGDEVDLSEQQEFTVVMKNPLKAQISPRL; encoded by the coding sequence ATGGAAGTGTGGTTCATCATCGTCATCGCTCTCTGTATCTCAGCACTCCTCGAATCCCTCCTTTTCAACAAAGTCTCTGGAAATCAAAATAAGCTACCTCCAGGACCCTCACACATCCAAATACTCAGATACTTCCTATTGCGCCGCAAACCCTTAGAATTGGAACTCACCCTGACCCTCCGCAAACTCCATGCCATGTATGGACCCATCATCACCATTTACATAGGCTTCATCCCAGATATCATCATTGCCAACCATTCTCTCGCACACAAAGCTCTTATTCAAAACAGTGTTGTTTTCGCTGACCGACCAGCTACTCTACCTACAGACTTGATCTTATCTAGTAATAGACACAGCATCAACACTTCCTCTTATGGTCCCACATGGCGACTCTTTCGTTGCAATCTCACTTCAAAGATTCTCCACCCTTCACACATGAAATCTTACTCTCACGCACGCAAGTGGGTCTTGGATATTCTCCTCAATCGCCTACTTTCCAACACTAAATCTGTTGTTAAAGACCATTTCCAATACTCcatgttttgtttgttggttCTTATGTGCTTCGGAGACAAACTCGGTGAAACCCAGATTAAGAAAATCGAAGAGGGTTGCCAACGCTTGATTTTGAGCTCTAGTCGGTTTGCTATACTCAATTCTTTCCCCAGTATTGGAAGGATTTTATTTCGTAAGCGTTGGGAAGAGTTGTTTCAACTTCGGAGAAACCAAGATGATGTGTTAATTCCTTTTATTAAAGCAAGGAGGAAAGTGAGGCAAGAAAGACATGGTAAAATGAAAGAAgtcaaagaaaatgaagatgagTTTGTTGTGTCGTATGTGGATACATTGTTGGATTTGGAGCTACCAGAGGAGAAGAGGAAGCTCTCCGAGGAGGAAATGGTTAGTTTGTGTTCAGAATTTCTCGTCGCGGGTACGGATACTACGTCAACAGCATTGGAGTGGATTATGGCGAATATGGTAAAATACCCACAAATCCAAGATAGGCTTTTAGTGGAGATGAAAGGGGTTGTTGGTGATGGAGAGAAAGAGGTAAAGGTGGAAGATTCGAACAAGATGCCTTATTTGAAAGCAGTGGTTTTGGAGGGTTTAAGGAGACACCCACCTGCCCATCTTGTGATACCACATGCAGTGACTGAGGATGTGGTTTTGGATGGCTATTTAGTACCAAAGAATGGTACTTTGCATTTCAATGTGGCAGAAATGGGGTGGGACCCGAAGGTTTGGGAGGATCCCATGGCGTTTAAGCCAGAGAGATTCTTGAATGGTGAAGGAGAAGCGTTTGATATAACAGGAAGCAGAGAGATTAAGATGATGCCATTTGGTGCGGGGAGGAGGATTTGTCCTGCTTCTGGTTTGGCAATACTGCATTTGGAGTATTTTGTGGCCAATTTGGTTTGGAATTTTGATTGGAAAGCTGTGGAGGGTGATGAGGTTGATTTGTCAGAGCAACAGGAGTTCACTGTGGTGATGAAGAATCCACTGAAGGCCCAGATATCTCCAAGGCTTTGA